TGAGATCTGCGTACTGCGCGCCCTCATTTCCGGTTCGACAATACACGCAGCGATAGTTGCACCGGTCCGTAATGGAAATGCGCAGATCGGTGATGGCGCGTCCGAATTTGTCTTGCAGCGGCATAGGCCAGTGAATGTTAGAGGCAAAACTCGCGTCGGCGGATTCGGAATTCAGTTGGAAGGGAAGACACGCCTGCGAACGGCGATTAGCGGGCGGTTTCCTTTCCAAAACGGGAGGCGCAAGCGTTTCCACTCACACCCTCGGCCGAATCACTCCGGCACCGTCGCCACAACCAGGTATTCCACAGGTCGAGGCGATCGAAAACCTCTAACAAATAGGGTACAGGGAATAGGGGACAGGGTACAGGGGGAAAAACAGGGGACAGGGGACAGGGACAGGGACAGGGATAGGGAAAAGCATGCGCGTGGAGCAAATTCGATTGATGGAATCGGTTCAGCTGAGGAGCCGAGGAACAAAAAGGAGACAGTCGCTGTTGCCCTGTCCCCTGTAACCTGTTCCCTGTCCCCTATCTTTTCGCTGTGGTGCGATGCGCGATGATCTGATCCTTGACTCCGTCATAGGTCGATTGCGGAATGATGTTTTTGCGGACGAGATCGTTTTTTGCATTGTACGGACGGCCATCGATGATCTTCTGTGAGTAGGCATCACCGATTCCGGGAAGCGCCTGGAGCTGCTCCTTGCTGGCCGTGTTGATGTCGAGTTTCTCGCTGGCGGCCTTTTTTCCCGTGACTGCTGATTTAGCGCCTCCTGCAACTTCTTTGCTCTTCGTTGCAGTTGTCCTGGCTGCGGTTTCGGTGCCATGAGCGGTGGCGGTTGCTGCCTTCTCAGTGCCGGTCTTTGTAGCGCTGGCGGCTTTTTCCGCGCCTGTCTTCGTGGCCGACGCAGCCTTTTTGGCGCCCTTCTTTGTAGCGGTGGCTGCCTTTTCAGATCCTTCTTTGACGTCGGAACCGGCCTCTTTTGTCTTCTGCTTTTTCGTTTTCTTGGTGGTTGTTGTGGTCGTGGTTGTGGTCTGGTCTGAATTGGAGCTGGGGGCCGATGCTTGCCCGTATCCCAGGACAGCAGCCAGCATCAGTGAAAAGAGCAAAGTGAAAAGCCGTTTTGCATTCATAGTTTGGGTTCTCCTCTCCCGCGGAATGACGCTGGCGAGTGTAACAGAATGATTCTAGAGGGAGCATCAGTGGCTCTTCTCTTGTTCCCCGGAAAGACCCGACCCAGGCATGCCCGGTTTTTGGGCCAATTTGGGTTAAGGCACTTATTGGCGCTTCCCAGTGGTTTTTCCTCTTGAAATGTAACATTCGTGTTGTATTCTCACCGAGCAAACTCCTGCACATGCCCGCGAAAGTTAAGAAGGTGAAGGCTCGTCCTAAGCGCACGATCCTGGCCAAAGACGACCATCCAGTTGGTTTGTGGATCGATAAAGAGCTGATCCGCAAGCACACGCAGCAGCAAACGCCGCGAACGATCATTCACGGCAGCTCTGAGGCCGCCGGAAATCGGTATCTGGAATTGGCCGACATCGCCCTCGGCAATCCCAAAAACAACAAGAAGAAGACCAACGGCAAAGCAAGCTATTCCAACGGCAAGACTAACCTGTAGTTTGACAGGGCGCCGCAAGGCCATGTATCGTAACCGGCAATAGAGATGAGTACACTCCGCCATCATCGCCACCATCATCACGCGGCGAACGTGTCGGCGGAGCTCTCTAGCGACTAAATACAGAAGCAATCATAGAGATCAAGCCCGCTGACGCGAATCGCGTAGCGGGCTTTGTGTTTTTGCGCGCACGCGAACGGGCCGAACGTGGAGATGAAGATGGAAATCGATTTCAACAAGATGGATGGCTTGGTGCCGGTAGTTGTCCAGGACAATGCCAAGGGCGACCTGCTGATGGTCGGCTTCGCCAATGCTGAAGCATACGAGAAGACGCTCGCGTCGGGATATGTGACGTTCTTCAGCCGCACGCGCCAGAAGCTGTGGATGAAGGGCGAGAGCTCTGGCAATCGCCTGCGCGTAATCTCGGCCGCCACTGATTGCGACAACGATTGCCTGCTCTTCCGTGTGGAGGTCGAAGGTGATGGGCTCGTCTGCCACGAAGGCACACGATCTTGTTTTACGAAGAGCATCGCGCTGAGTGAAGCGCCCGAGATAGTCGGATGAAGATCCGCCTCGGAATTCCTAAAGGCAGCCTGCAGGACGCGACTGTCGCGCTGTTCGCGCGGGCCGGCTTCAACATTTACGCGAATGGCCGCTCCTACTTCCCTTCCATCGATGATCCGGAGATTGAGTGCATGCTGATTCGCGCGCAAGAGATGGCGCGCTATGTCGAGCATGGATTCCTCGACGCTGGGCTCACTGGCCGCGATTGGGTGCTGGAAAGCGGACTTGAGGTCGAGACCGTTACTGATCTGGTCTATGCGAAGCAGAGCCGTGGCAAGGTGCGCTGGGTGCTCGCGGTTCCGCAGGACTCCCGTTTTGAAAAAGCTGAAGATCTAAGCCATTGCATCATCGCCACGGAATTGGTGAACACGACCAAGAATTACTTCGCCTCGAAGAATGTTCCAGTGAAGGTTGAGTTCTCCTGGGGCGCTACCGAGGTGAAGCCACCGATTCTTGCCGACGCTATCGTCGAAGTTACCGAAACGGGAAGTTCCTTACGAGCCAACCGGCTGCGCATCATCGAGACGGTTTGCGAGTCGCAGACTCAGCTGATCGCCAATAAGGCAGCATGGCAGTCAGCGGAGAAGCGCAAGAAGATCGAAAACATCGCGCTGATGTTGCGCGGCGCCATCGACGCTCAAGGACGCGTGGGGCTGATGCTCAATGTTCGCAAGCGTGATCTGAATAACGTGCTCGCAGTCTTGCCTGCATTGAACAGTCCGACGGTTTCTGAATTGAACGACCGCGACTGGGTGGCTGTGAACACGATCCTTGAAGAGAGCGTCGTGCGCGATGTAATGCCCAAGTTGAAAGACGCGAATGCGAGTGGGATTGTCGAATATCCCTTGAACAAGATCGTGATGTGACCAGGACAAGCGAATGAAGCTCATCACCAGCAAACGCGGTACCGCAGTGCTCAATCGATTGGCAAATCGCGGCGCGCTCGATCTTGCACGCGTGGAGAAGACAGCTGCCAAGATTGTCGGCGAAGTGAGAACGAAGGGCGATTCGGGATTGCTTCGTTACAGCCGAAAGTTCGATGGCCTCGCGAGCAAGACATTCCGCGTCAGTCAGTCAGACATCGATGCCTCGTGGCGGCAGGTCAGCTCTGAGTTTCGCGCTGCACTTGAGAGCGCCGCGGAGAATATCCGGCGCTTCGCTGAGTGGCAGAAACCGCTGGAGTGGATGCGCGATGTGCAAACTGGCGTTCGACTCGGGCAAATGGTTCGTCCGCTCGAGTCCGTCGGATGCTATGTACCTGGTGGACGCCATCCTTTGCCTTCGACGCTGCTGATGACGGTGATTCCCGCGCAGATAGCGGGAGTACCGCGAATCGTGGTGGTGTCTCCGCGACCCGCGCCTGAAACCCTGGCAGCCGCTTCCCTGCTCGGGGTGAAGGAGTTTTATGCGATAGGCGGCGCGCAAGGGATCGCCGCACTTGCATACGGCACTCGCACGATTCCACGCGTTGACAAGATCGTTGGACCCGGCAATGCCTTTGTGACTGCGGCCAAGAAGCTCGTCGCGTTCGACTGCGCAATCGATATGCTCGCGGGGCCGACGGAAGTCGTGATCGTGAGCGATTCGGGAAGCGCGGCGTTCATCGCAGCCGATCTCGTTGCTCAGGCCGAGCACGATCCCGACGCGCTCGCAGTCTTCATCACATCGAACGAGAAACTTGCCAAGCAAGTACTAGACGAGACACAACGACAATCGGCTGCGAACCACACAGCGCGGCAGTCGCTCAAAAAGAATGGCTATGTGATCGTGACCTCGTCGCCTGGCGAGTCAATGCTTATCGCAAACCAGCTCGCTCCGGAGCACATCACGGTCGCATCGCAACGCGAAGTTTCTGAAATTCAATCCGCAGGATCCGTTTTTGTCGGAGACTATTCGCCGCAGGCCGCTGGCGATTACCTATCGGGTCCGAATCATGTCCTTCCCACAGGGGGAACAGCGCGTTTTCGCTCCGGACTCAGCGTGAACGATTTTGTAAAGCTGATTACTGTTCAGGAATTTACTGCCAGAGGCCTGCAGACGATCGCGCGCGAGGTGAGTACGCTCGCGCAGGCGGAAGGCCTGGTCGCACACGCGCATTCGATCGCAATAAGGATGGGGGCGTGATGGAGAAGACTCTGCAAGCCCGCAATGCAGTGCGCCGCATGAAGGAATATCATCCGCCGCTCAGTGGGCGAAACGGTCTTCGGCTCGATTTCAACGAGAACACTGATGCTCCCTCTCCACGTGTTATGGAAGTTTTGAAACACATTGCCTGCGGCGAGCTCACGAAGTATCCGGAACGCGCTCCATCAGAAGGCCGGATGGCTGAGTTTCTTCGACTCAAACCCGACCAGGCGCTGCTCACGAATGGTGTAGACGAGGCAATTCACTTACTATGCGAAACGTTTCTTGAGCCGGGCGATGAGGTACTGATCGTAGTGCCCACGTTCTCGATGTACGAGATTTACGCACAGAGCACAGGCGCAAGAGTAATCACGGTACAGGCGAACCCGGAGCGGGGATTTCGGTTTCCGATTGAGGTTCTCTTGAGTTCTATTACCGGAAAGACACGCATGATTGCGCTCGCGAGTCCCAACAACCCCACGGGGGCGGTTGTCGCACGGGCGGATTTGCTGCGGATTGCGGATGCAGCTCCGGCAGCCGCGGTGCTGGTCGACGAAGCTTATTACGACTTTTGGGGACAGACTGTGATTGATGCCGTCACGCGCTTTCCCAACCTCTTCGTAACGAGAACATTTTCGAAGGCGTATGGCCTGGCTGGTTTGCGCATAGGCGTACTCGCGGGCAACAGCATTCAGATGCCGATGGTTCGCAAGGTCGCGTCGCCCTATAACGTGAATGGAATCGCTCTTGCGTGCCTGCCGCACGCAATTGCCGACCGAGACTTCCTTGCGGACTATATTCAGCAGGTCCTGCAGGGGCGCGCGCGCCTGATGATTCAGCTTACGTGCCAGGGAGTTCCATATTGGATCAGCCAAGCGAACTTTGTGCTGGCGAAAATAGGCCCGCTACATCGGGAATTTGTTGCCGAGATGCGGAAGCGCGGCATCCTCGTGCGAGACCGCAGTAGCGATCCCGGCTGCAACGGCTGCGTCCGCATGACGGTAGGCACAACTGAGCATACGGAACGCCTGTTGATAGTTCTGCCTGAGGTACTGAATACGATCGGCTGGATGGCAACGCAACAGGTTTCGGCTAGTCCTATTATGGGAAGCGTGTAATGAGGACCGCCAAGCTAAAGCGCAAGACGACGGAAACGCAGATCGGTCTTTCCCTAAACATCGATGGTCGCGGCAAGTACGAAGTCGCAACCGGCATCCGTTTCTTCGACCATATGCTGGAGCTGTTCGCGCGACATGGAGCTTTTGATCTGCAGTTGCGTTGCAATGGCGACCTGGATGTCGACCAACATCACAGCGTTGAGGACGTGGGGATCGCGCTGGGCGAAGCTTTCGACAAAGCGCTTGGCAATCGCAAAGGAATTCTGCGCGCCGGTTATTTTCTGATGACGATGGATGAAACTTTGGGAATGGCCGCGGTCGATCTGAGCGGTCGAGCGGTGGCAGTCGTGGATGCGAAGGTTCGTACGAGACTGGTAGGTGATTTTCAATCAGAGCTGGCGCATGACTTCTTCGAAGGCTTCGCGCGCGGTGCGCGGGCCAGCGTTCATGTAAAGACGCTGTATGGCCGCTCGAATCATCACAAGCTGGAAGCGTTGTTCAAAGCATTCGCTCGCGCGCTGCGTTTTGCCTGCTCGCGCGACAGGCGCCTGGCGAAGATGTTGCCCAGTACAAAGGGGCTGTTGTGATCGCCATCATCGATTACAAAGCGGGCAATCTGGCATCGGTGAAGAAAGCTCTAGATCATCTCCAGGTTGAGGCTGTCGTGACTGACGATCCCAGGCTCGCGAGCCGCGCGGATAAAGTCATCCTTCCCGGCGTTGGACATTTCGCCGCGACAAAGGAATTGAGTCGTACTGGTTTATGCGAGGCCATCCGGGAGAGAATCGCTGCCGAAAAGCCATTTCTCGGAATTTGTGTCGGAATGCAATGGATGCTAGCGGGCAGCAGCGAAGCTCCAGATGTTTCTGGATTGGGAGCTATCCGGGCAAACTGTGAGCGCTTTCAATCAAACGATCTGAAGGTGCCGCATGTCGGGTGGAACCAAATCGCAAAGGTGCGCGACTCCAGGCTCCTCGCTGGTATCGATTCGGGATCATTCGTTTATTACTCCCACTCTTACTATGTCCCGATGAACGCTGAGACTGTGGCAACCTCGGAGTATTGCGGAACTTACTCCGCTGCATTAGAAAACGATCATCTGTTCGGAGTGCAGTTCCATCCTGAAAAATCGGGGCAGGTGGGGCTACGCGTACTCAAGAACTTCTGCGATCTCTGAGGGGCTTAGTCTTTCTCCAGAAATGCTGACTAAACGAATCATTGCGTGTCTGGACGTCGATGCCGGACGGGTCGTGAAGGGAACTAAATTCCTGAACCTGCGCGACGCCGGAGATCCTGCCGAACTCGCCCGAGCGCATGCCGAATCGGGAGCGGACGAGATCGTTCTGCTCGACATTTCCGCCACGCATCAGAATCGTGGAACGCTTATCGACGCAGTCAAACGAGCGGCGAGTGAGCTGTTTATTCCCTTTACGGTTGGTGGGGGGATTCGTACGCTCGAGGACGCCGCAGCGATGTTCGACGCTGGCGCTGACAAGATCAGTATTAATTCCGCCGCAGTACGCGATCCAAGGCTCATCGAGCGAATTGCCTCCCGTTTTGGGTCGCAAGCCGTCGTGGTTGCAATCGATGCACAAAGAAATGGCGATGGTGAGAACTATAACGTGCTAGTCGCCGGAGGTCGCACCCCTACGGGACGCAAAGCTGTGGAGTGGGCGGTGGAAGCTGAGCGCCACGGCG
This region of Acidobacteriota bacterium genomic DNA includes:
- a CDS encoding imidazole glycerol phosphate synthase subunit HisF, translated to MLTKRIIACLDVDAGRVVKGTKFLNLRDAGDPAELARAHAESGADEIVLLDISATHQNRGTLIDAVKRAASELFIPFTVGGGIRTLEDAAAMFDAGADKISINSAAVRDPRLIERIASRFGSQAVVVAIDAQRNGDGENYNVLVAGGRTPTGRKAVEWAVEAERHGAGEILLTSMDRDGTGAGFDCCLTSAVSSSVAIPVIASGGAGSSDHFVEVFAAGRADAALAASVFHFGVQDIRELKVILRSKNIPVRPPC
- a CDS encoding ATP phosphoribosyltransferase, which encodes MKIRLGIPKGSLQDATVALFARAGFNIYANGRSYFPSIDDPEIECMLIRAQEMARYVEHGFLDAGLTGRDWVLESGLEVETVTDLVYAKQSRGKVRWVLAVPQDSRFEKAEDLSHCIIATELVNTTKNYFASKNVPVKVEFSWGATEVKPPILADAIVEVTETGSSLRANRLRIIETVCESQTQLIANKAAWQSAEKRKKIENIALMLRGAIDAQGRVGLMLNVRKRDLNNVLAVLPALNSPTVSELNDRDWVAVNTILEESVVRDVMPKLKDANASGIVEYPLNKIVM
- the hisC gene encoding histidinol-phosphate transaminase; the encoded protein is MEKTLQARNAVRRMKEYHPPLSGRNGLRLDFNENTDAPSPRVMEVLKHIACGELTKYPERAPSEGRMAEFLRLKPDQALLTNGVDEAIHLLCETFLEPGDEVLIVVPTFSMYEIYAQSTGARVITVQANPERGFRFPIEVLLSSITGKTRMIALASPNNPTGAVVARADLLRIADAAPAAAVLVDEAYYDFWGQTVIDAVTRFPNLFVTRTFSKAYGLAGLRIGVLAGNSIQMPMVRKVASPYNVNGIALACLPHAIADRDFLADYIQQVLQGRARLMIQLTCQGVPYWISQANFVLAKIGPLHREFVAEMRKRGILVRDRSSDPGCNGCVRMTVGTTEHTERLLIVLPEVLNTIGWMATQQVSASPIMGSV
- the hisH gene encoding imidazole glycerol phosphate synthase subunit HisH; its protein translation is MIAIIDYKAGNLASVKKALDHLQVEAVVTDDPRLASRADKVILPGVGHFAATKELSRTGLCEAIRERIAAEKPFLGICVGMQWMLAGSSEAPDVSGLGAIRANCERFQSNDLKVPHVGWNQIAKVRDSRLLAGIDSGSFVYYSHSYYVPMNAETVATSEYCGTYSAALENDHLFGVQFHPEKSGQVGLRVLKNFCDL
- the hisD gene encoding histidinol dehydrogenase produces the protein MKLITSKRGTAVLNRLANRGALDLARVEKTAAKIVGEVRTKGDSGLLRYSRKFDGLASKTFRVSQSDIDASWRQVSSEFRAALESAAENIRRFAEWQKPLEWMRDVQTGVRLGQMVRPLESVGCYVPGGRHPLPSTLLMTVIPAQIAGVPRIVVVSPRPAPETLAAASLLGVKEFYAIGGAQGIAALAYGTRTIPRVDKIVGPGNAFVTAAKKLVAFDCAIDMLAGPTEVVIVSDSGSAAFIAADLVAQAEHDPDALAVFITSNEKLAKQVLDETQRQSAANHTARQSLKKNGYVIVTSSPGESMLIANQLAPEHITVASQREVSEIQSAGSVFVGDYSPQAAGDYLSGPNHVLPTGGTARFRSGLSVNDFVKLITVQEFTARGLQTIAREVSTLAQAEGLVAHAHSIAIRMGA
- a CDS encoding imidazoleglycerol-phosphate dehydratase HisB, which gives rise to MRTAKLKRKTTETQIGLSLNIDGRGKYEVATGIRFFDHMLELFARHGAFDLQLRCNGDLDVDQHHSVEDVGIALGEAFDKALGNRKGILRAGYFLMTMDETLGMAAVDLSGRAVAVVDAKVRTRLVGDFQSELAHDFFEGFARGARASVHVKTLYGRSNHHKLEALFKAFARALRFACSRDRRLAKMLPSTKGLL
- a CDS encoding phosphoribosyl-AMP cyclohydrolase, with product MEIDFNKMDGLVPVVVQDNAKGDLLMVGFANAEAYEKTLASGYVTFFSRTRQKLWMKGESSGNRLRVISAATDCDNDCLLFRVEVEGDGLVCHEGTRSCFTKSIALSEAPEIVG